In Salarias fasciatus chromosome 2, fSalaFa1.1, whole genome shotgun sequence, one genomic interval encodes:
- the maea gene encoding E3 ubiquitin-protein transferase MAEA, translated as MAVQETASQLSMALKVQEYPTLKVPYETLNKRFRAAQKNIDRETSHVTMVVAELEKTLSSFPVVDSVVSLLDGVVEKLSALKRKAAESIQAEDESAKLCKRRIEHLKEHSSDQPASVNLWKKKRMDRMMVEHLLRCGYYNTAVKLARQSGIEDLVNIEMFLTAKEVEESLERQETATCLAWCHDNKSRLRKMKSCLEFSLRIQEFIELIRQNKRMDAVRHARKHFSQAEGGQLDEVRQVMGMLAFPSDTHISPYKDLLDPARWKMLIQQFRYDNYRLHQLGNNSVFTITLQAGLSAIKTPQCYKEDGTSKNPDCPVCSKSLNKLAQPLPMAHCANSRLVCKISGEVMNENNPPMMLPNGYVYGYNSLLSIRQDDKVVCPRTKEVFNFSQAEKVYIM; from the exons GTACCGTACGAGACGCTGAACAAACgcttcagagcagctcagaagaACATCGACCGGGAGACGAGTCACGTCACGATGGTGGTGGCAGAGCTGGAGAAGACGCTGAGCAGCTTCCCGGTGGTCGACTCCGTGGTGTCTCTGCTGGACGGAGTGGTGGAAAAACTCAGCGCCCTCAAGAGGAAG GCCGCCGAGTCCATCCAGGCAGAGGACGAGAGCGCCAAGCTGTGCAAGCGTCGCATCGAGCACCTGAAGGAGCACAGCAGCGACCAGCCGGCCTCCGTCAACCTGTGGAAGAAGAAACGCATGGACCGCATGATGGTGGAGCACCTGCTGCGCTGCGGATACTACAACACCGCTGTCAAACTGGCCCGGCAGAGCGGGATAGAG GACCTGGTGAACATTGAGATGTTCCTCACAGCTAAAGAGGTGGAAGAGTCTTTGGAGCGGCAAGAGACGGCGACCTGCCTGGCCTGGTGCCACGACAACAAGTCCCGCCTCCGCAAGATGAAG AGCTGTCTGGAGTTCAGTCTGAGAATCCAGGAGTTTATTGAGCTCATCAGACAAAACAAACGCATGGATGCAGtccg ACATGCGAGAAAGCACTTCAGCCAGGCAGAGGGTGGACAGTTGGATGAGGTCCGGCAGGTGATGGGCATGCTGGCCTTCCCATCAGATACACACATCTCACCTTACAAG GATCTTTTGGATCCGGCCCGCTGGAAGATGTTGATCCAGCAGTTCCGATATGACAACTACAGACTGCACCAGCTGGGCAACAACTCCGTCTTCACCATCACTCTGCAGGCCGGCCTGTCTGCCATCAAGACACC TCAGTGCTACAAGGAGGATGGTACCTCGAAAAACCCCGACTGCCCCGTGTGCAGTAAATCTCTTAATAAGTTGGCCCAGCCTCTACCAATGGCCCACTGCGCCAACTCCAGACTAGTCTGTAAGATCTCCGGGGAGgtcatgaatgaaaacaacccTCCCATGATGCTGCCTAATGGATATGTGTACGGCTACAAT TCCCTTCTGTCCATTCGCCAAGATGACAAAGTGGTGTGTCCCAGAACCAAAGAAGTCTTCAACTTCTCTCAGGCGGAAAAGGTCTACATCATGTGA